In Longimicrobiales bacterium, one DNA window encodes the following:
- a CDS encoding zf-HC2 domain-containing protein, producing the protein MVHAAEGTLQAYLDGEIDGAAARALSDHVASCAVCTAELETLRSAGGLVHQSLDLLDCPAPILQARAAVARGRRGRGMARLGAWSLAKAAMLLLVLAGAGAAAIPDMRRALETTFSRVVALFGGQERTAAAPAQPELLGEPEAMVPGESFVAPAAGRVEIVLQEPAGAVEVTVRLIDGPQAHIETATTGTVARRVGTGRLELSGLGTGTVTIGIPRSTRAARVEVDGVVRVYKEDGSLHGSDGVARGSEVRFIAGS; encoded by the coding sequence ATGGTCCACGCGGCTGAAGGCACACTCCAGGCGTATCTCGACGGCGAGATCGACGGCGCGGCAGCACGCGCGCTGTCCGATCACGTCGCGTCGTGCGCCGTGTGCACCGCGGAGCTGGAGACACTGCGCAGCGCCGGCGGCCTGGTCCATCAGTCGCTCGATCTCCTGGACTGCCCCGCGCCGATTCTGCAGGCGCGCGCGGCTGTGGCGCGGGGGCGCCGTGGGCGCGGCATGGCGCGGCTCGGGGCGTGGAGCCTGGCGAAGGCGGCCATGCTGCTGCTCGTCCTGGCCGGCGCCGGTGCCGCAGCCATACCCGATATGCGCCGTGCGCTGGAAACCACGTTCTCGCGAGTCGTGGCCCTGTTCGGTGGTCAGGAACGCACAGCTGCTGCACCCGCGCAGCCGGAGCTGTTGGGCGAGCCGGAAGCCATGGTGCCCGGTGAGTCGTTCGTCGCCCCGGCAGCGGGTCGCGTCGAGATCGTGCTGCAGGAGCCGGCTGGCGCGGTTGAAGTGACCGTGCGGCTGATCGATGGGCCACAGGCGCATATCGAGACCGCGACGACGGGAACCGTGGCGCGCCGGGTGGGCACGGGCCGCCTCGAGCTGAGCGGTCTGGGCACCGGCACCGTGACGATCGGCATACCTCGCAGCACGCGCGCGGCGCGGGTCGAGGTGGATGGCGTCGTGCGTGTCTACAAGGAGGACGGGTCGCTGCACGGATCAGATGGAGTTGCACGGGGTAGCGAAGTGAGGTTCATAGCAGGTTCCTGA
- a CDS encoding DUF2911 domain-containing protein, with the protein MTAVRTAPVGALIVLALACARNDAPDPAPVGDGGQIVTSPVVELACVPSGNMPVEGRQSPYDSTTVDVAGQALRICYGRPSAQGREIFGGLVPWGTLWRTGANEPTILHVPFDAEIAGLRVPPGSYSLYTVPQESGEWELIINRSTSQWGHPSSYTDEVRGQELGRATIRTERMDQAVELFTIRGEPAAGGADILLEWERTRARIPVRPAGN; encoded by the coding sequence ATGACCGCTGTTCGTACTGCGCCAGTCGGCGCCCTGATTGTCCTCGCGCTCGCGTGCGCTCGTAACGACGCACCCGATCCCGCCCCCGTCGGTGACGGCGGCCAGATCGTGACCAGCCCGGTCGTCGAGCTGGCGTGCGTACCGTCCGGCAACATGCCTGTCGAGGGGCGGCAGAGTCCATACGACTCCACGACCGTCGACGTCGCCGGGCAGGCGCTCAGGATCTGCTACGGCCGCCCCTCCGCCCAGGGTCGCGAGATCTTCGGCGGGCTCGTGCCCTGGGGCACGTTGTGGCGCACCGGCGCCAACGAGCCCACGATCCTCCACGTGCCGTTCGACGCCGAAATTGCCGGCCTGCGGGTGCCGCCCGGCTCCTACTCCCTCTACACGGTGCCGCAGGAGTCCGGCGAGTGGGAACTGATCATCAACCGTTCGACCAGCCAGTGGGGACATCCCAGCTCCTACACCGATGAAGTTCGCGGGCAGGAGCTCGGACGCGCCACCATTCGTACGGAGCGGATGGACCAGGCGGTCGAGCTGTTCACGATCCGCGGCGAGCCCGCCGCCGGCGGCGCGGACATCCTGCTGGAATGGGAGCGCACGCGGGCGCGGATCCCCGTGAGGCCGGCCGGCAATTAG
- a CDS encoding sigma-70 family RNA polymerase sigma factor, which yields MDFDAVFAKLYPSLFRYLQRLTGDEDVAEDIAQESFVRLLKQSLPEDEIRPWLFTVAMNLVRDRARKSERRQRLLTSAPNLVTRTPLPDEDMERTEQIAAVRQVLDRLPERDCQLLLMREEGFKYDEIAHVIGVAPASVGTLIARALKKFVAEYEAREVNDGPRG from the coding sequence GTGGATTTCGACGCCGTTTTCGCAAAGCTGTATCCGTCATTATTCCGCTATCTCCAGCGTTTAACCGGAGACGAGGATGTGGCGGAGGACATCGCCCAGGAATCATTCGTCCGGCTGCTCAAGCAGTCGCTCCCGGAGGATGAGATCCGGCCCTGGCTGTTCACGGTGGCGATGAATCTGGTACGGGATAGGGCACGCAAGAGCGAGCGACGTCAGCGGTTGCTGACGTCGGCACCGAATCTGGTGACGCGAACGCCGCTGCCGGATGAGGACATGGAGCGTACTGAGCAGATCGCTGCGGTGCGGCAGGTTCTGGATCGGTTGCCGGAACGCGACTGCCAGCTTCTGCTGATGCGCGAAGAGGGGTTCAAGTACGACGAGATCGCGCACGTGATCGGCGTCGCCCCCGCATCGGTCGGCACATTGATTGCCCGGGCATTGAAGAAGTTCGTGGCTGAATACGAAGCACGTGAGGTCAACGATGGTCCACGCGGCTGA
- a CDS encoding 2-oxoglutarate dehydrogenase E1 component, which yields MSRNVFDTYNAAYVQAVYEQYLQNPGSVDETWRRLFASDTSGLIGGNGAAASLSGPAEEPAGLQQLRAARAAGELVDAYRLHGHRAAQLDPLGSTPPGHPMLEPEFHGITADDLATVPSALIDDLPGDDMTQVLAWLKQTYTGPIGYEFEHLEDPKQREWLREQIESNAHRQPLSAEEKKRLLGRLTEVEALEQFIHRAYLGAKRFSIEGTDMMVPMLDLAIERAAVAGAREVAIGMAHRGRLNVLAHVLGMPYGELIAKFEGIHAQKAGTGDVKYHLGAEGTYATRTGEPLTVMLAPNPSHLEFVHAVVEGITRAKQTDRTTPELTQDENLVVPVIIHGDAAFSGQGVVPETLNLSRLRGYRTGGTLHIIANNQVGFTTTPSEARSTDYASDVARGFDIPVFHVNADDAEACLAVVRLAMMFRARFHDDVVIDLIGYRRFGHNEGDEPAYTQPVLYRKISEHPTVRRVWGEHLTSDGTLAEGELDAVWQQAYDRLVNEQAQVRNGGEEVHVEHHEPEEENAAGLQIDTHVDAELLADLDRQIHTWPEDFRINPKLGRQLEKRSKVFGEGGSVDWAHAETLAFASLLAQAIPVRLTGQDTERGTFSQRHLVLHDAETDARYTPVASLQQAQAPFEIHNSPLSELAAVGFEYGYSVVAPKALVLWEAQFGDFVNGAQVIIDQFLTAGRAKWQQESRMVLLLPHGYEGQGPEHSSARLERFLQLAAEKNIRVANCTTPAQYFHLLRRQALYDERRPLIVMTPKSLLRHPRATSPVSELSEGGFRRVIPDETVAPAATRRVVLCTGKVYYDLLAAREETGSDDVALVRMELLYPFPSTDLKPLLAEYGDDVEFVWVQEEPKNMGAWFYVEPCFREHTGRSISYIGRPRRASPAEGYADVHEKEQKRLTSEAVRPAKAAAKKAARRR from the coding sequence GTGTCTCGCAACGTGTTCGATACATACAATGCGGCCTACGTACAGGCTGTTTACGAGCAGTACCTGCAGAATCCGGGATCCGTGGATGAGACCTGGCGCCGGCTGTTTGCCAGCGACACGAGCGGCCTGATAGGCGGTAACGGCGCCGCCGCCTCTCTCTCCGGGCCCGCCGAGGAACCGGCCGGTCTCCAGCAGCTGCGCGCCGCGCGCGCCGCGGGCGAGCTGGTCGATGCCTACCGCCTTCACGGGCACCGGGCGGCCCAGCTCGATCCGCTGGGCAGCACCCCGCCCGGCCACCCGATGCTGGAGCCCGAGTTCCACGGCATCACGGCGGACGACCTCGCCACGGTGCCGTCCGCGCTGATCGACGATCTGCCCGGCGACGACATGACCCAGGTCCTGGCCTGGCTGAAGCAGACCTACACCGGCCCGATCGGCTACGAGTTCGAGCACCTGGAGGACCCGAAGCAGCGCGAATGGCTGCGCGAGCAGATCGAGTCCAATGCCCACAGACAGCCGCTATCCGCCGAGGAAAAGAAGCGCCTCCTCGGCCGGCTCACGGAGGTCGAGGCGCTCGAGCAGTTCATTCATCGCGCCTATCTCGGCGCGAAGCGCTTCTCGATCGAGGGCACCGACATGATGGTGCCCATGCTCGACCTGGCCATTGAACGCGCGGCGGTCGCGGGCGCACGCGAAGTAGCCATCGGCATGGCTCACCGCGGCCGCCTCAACGTGCTCGCGCATGTCCTCGGCATGCCGTACGGCGAGCTGATCGCCAAGTTCGAGGGCATCCACGCGCAGAAGGCGGGCACGGGTGACGTGAAGTATCACCTCGGTGCGGAGGGAACCTATGCAACGCGCACCGGCGAACCCCTCACCGTGATGCTCGCGCCGAACCCGAGTCACCTCGAGTTCGTGCATGCCGTTGTCGAGGGTATCACGCGCGCCAAGCAGACCGACCGCACCACGCCGGAGCTCACGCAGGACGAGAACCTCGTCGTCCCGGTCATCATCCACGGCGATGCTGCGTTCTCCGGACAGGGCGTCGTCCCGGAGACGCTGAACCTGTCGCGCCTGCGCGGATATCGGACGGGCGGAACACTCCACATCATCGCGAACAACCAGGTCGGATTCACGACCACCCCGAGTGAGGCCCGCTCGACAGATTACGCGAGCGACGTCGCGCGCGGCTTCGACATTCCGGTATTTCATGTGAACGCCGACGATGCCGAGGCGTGTCTCGCCGTGGTCCGCCTGGCGATGATGTTCCGTGCCCGGTTCCACGACGACGTCGTCATCGACCTCATCGGGTACCGCCGGTTCGGTCACAACGAGGGCGACGAGCCGGCATACACGCAGCCGGTGTTGTATCGCAAGATCTCGGAGCACCCGACCGTGCGGCGCGTGTGGGGCGAGCATCTGACGAGCGACGGCACCCTGGCCGAGGGCGAGCTCGACGCGGTCTGGCAGCAGGCGTACGACCGCCTCGTGAACGAGCAGGCGCAGGTCCGCAATGGCGGCGAAGAAGTGCACGTGGAGCATCACGAGCCGGAGGAGGAGAACGCGGCCGGGCTGCAGATCGACACGCACGTGGACGCGGAGCTGCTGGCCGACCTGGACCGGCAGATCCACACCTGGCCGGAGGACTTCAGGATCAATCCGAAGCTCGGCCGTCAGCTCGAGAAGCGATCGAAGGTGTTCGGCGAGGGGGGCAGCGTGGATTGGGCCCACGCAGAGACGCTCGCGTTCGCATCGCTGCTCGCGCAGGCCATACCCGTGCGCCTCACGGGGCAGGACACCGAGCGGGGCACGTTCAGCCAGCGCCATCTCGTGCTGCATGATGCTGAAACGGACGCGCGCTACACGCCGGTCGCCAGCCTGCAACAGGCGCAGGCGCCGTTCGAGATCCATAACAGCCCGCTCTCGGAGCTCGCGGCCGTCGGCTTCGAGTACGGCTACAGCGTCGTCGCTCCGAAAGCGCTCGTGCTGTGGGAGGCGCAGTTCGGCGACTTCGTCAACGGTGCGCAGGTCATCATCGATCAGTTCCTGACGGCGGGTCGCGCGAAGTGGCAGCAGGAGTCACGCATGGTCCTGCTGCTGCCGCACGGATACGAGGGCCAGGGCCCAGAGCATTCCAGTGCGCGCCTGGAACGTTTTCTCCAGCTGGCGGCGGAGAAGAACATTCGCGTCGCCAACTGTACGACGCCCGCACAGTATTTCCACCTGCTGCGCCGGCAGGCTCTCTACGATGAGCGCCGTCCGCTCATCGTGATGACACCCAAGAGCCTGCTGCGCCACCCGCGTGCCACATCGCCTGTCAGCGAGCTGAGCGAAGGCGGCTTCAGGCGTGTCATTCCCGATGAGACCGTGGCGCCGGCAGCGACGCGGCGCGTGGTGTTGTGCACCGGCAAGGTGTACTACGACCTGCTCGCGGCGCGCGAGGAAACCGGCAGCGACGATGTGGCTCTCGTGCGCATGGAGCTGCTCTATCCCTTCCCGTCCACCGACCTCAAGCCGCTCCTGGCCGAGTATGGTGATGATGTGGAGTTCGTGTGGGTCCAGGAAGAGCCGAAGAACATGGGGGCATGGTTCTACGTCGAGCCGTGCTTCCGCGAGCACACCGGTCGCAGCATCAGCTACATTGGCCGGCCGCGGCGCGCGAGCCCGGCAGAAGGGTACGCGGACGTGCACGAGAAGGAGCAGAAGCGGCTGACCTCGGAGGCCGTGCGCCCGGCGAAGGCGGCGGCAAAGAAGGCGGCGCGCCGGCGCTAG
- a CDS encoding carboxypeptidase regulatory-like domain-containing protein: MRNLVAALILACAVAPAYAQQGEVVVRGGARASTQPVGQRPHTMVWGQVRSEESGLPLRYAIVELITHGTHNVAATTDSNGVYVLRDIPSGRRLLRVTHIDHAPNEIEILVVPEKQHNIDFDLEFRPVRLTAVLAEGARGLPSAIDTVSLQVPDLGAVAVRALEAGAGVAELGMQDAARDVPGREPVDPEDVLYVRGGAADLKLVLLNGAPVYAPFHIGGLINALDADVLRTANLYVGGAPARYDGGLSYVMDMETRSGRSVMPHGELGLDMLSGRVLLEGPVGDDVSFLISSRAVHGAGPIAVLDADFPYGYGDALGRADFALAPDHVVTLTGFWNHERVDLDSIGARPQSANWGNQAGSIRYRGRIGGYEVLGTAALGRFRTELPLGGIRPLMSEGTALRQRFGLDFERSFVGGRFFWGGSFERIGFAYRAYEQGLSRFDPIVSSEADGDVGGVYGEAAWTVVPRVRIRGGLRADLFTGLSSVQLAPRLAATVLLTDNASLTLSGGQYRQYVRAPDRSSSSIGVVPDSAATSLLTVAEATHLVLGLAQHFGEGIRLGLDGYFKQFEGLEADEDARTHASGIDLWLRRNTGTFTGWLGYSLSWVWTVRGQDRDADSFRGRHLVNAGVSGPVVGRGLFDVRVSYGAGLPYTAIPEPEVASPAFAMLGGESANGASTPMSGPEGGSLPSEPNAPYVRVDAQVSRPFSGRVRSFDFELVPYVRVINALNRRDAIFYHYSSDAGRAEPLADLPILPVFGLEWKF, from the coding sequence ATGCGTAACCTCGTGGCCGCCCTCATCCTGGCGTGCGCCGTCGCACCTGCCTACGCGCAGCAGGGCGAGGTCGTCGTGCGGGGTGGAGCCCGGGCCTCCACGCAGCCCGTAGGTCAGCGGCCCCACACCATGGTCTGGGGCCAGGTCCGCAGCGAAGAGAGCGGACTGCCGCTGAGATATGCGATCGTCGAGCTGATCACGCACGGCACCCATAATGTCGCTGCGACCACTGACAGCAACGGGGTGTATGTCCTCCGTGATATCCCGTCCGGCCGCCGCCTCCTGCGCGTAACGCATATCGATCACGCACCCAACGAGATCGAGATCCTGGTCGTACCCGAAAAGCAGCACAACATCGACTTCGACCTCGAGTTCCGCCCCGTTCGTCTGACGGCCGTCCTCGCGGAAGGCGCGCGCGGCCTGCCTAGTGCCATCGATACCGTCTCGCTCCAGGTGCCGGACCTGGGGGCCGTGGCGGTGCGCGCGCTCGAGGCCGGGGCGGGCGTCGCCGAGCTGGGGATGCAGGACGCGGCCCGCGACGTGCCCGGACGAGAACCCGTTGATCCGGAGGATGTCCTGTACGTGCGGGGAGGCGCCGCAGATCTGAAGCTGGTGCTGCTCAACGGCGCACCCGTCTATGCTCCGTTTCATATCGGCGGGCTGATCAATGCGCTGGACGCGGACGTGCTGCGTACGGCGAATCTCTACGTCGGCGGCGCGCCGGCTCGCTATGACGGCGGTCTGTCGTACGTGATGGATATGGAGACGCGGTCGGGGCGCAGCGTGATGCCGCACGGGGAGCTCGGCCTCGACATGCTTTCCGGGCGGGTCCTGCTGGAAGGGCCCGTCGGCGATGACGTCTCCTTCCTGATATCGAGTCGGGCGGTGCACGGCGCTGGACCGATCGCCGTCCTGGACGCCGATTTCCCCTATGGCTATGGCGATGCGCTCGGTCGGGCCGACTTCGCGCTCGCCCCCGATCACGTCGTGACTCTCACGGGGTTCTGGAATCACGAGCGGGTCGATCTCGACAGCATCGGCGCGCGTCCGCAGTCCGCGAACTGGGGCAACCAGGCAGGTTCCATCCGCTATCGCGGCCGCATCGGCGGTTACGAGGTCCTGGGTACGGCCGCTCTCGGCCGGTTCCGCACCGAGTTGCCGCTCGGCGGTATCCGACCCCTCATGTCCGAAGGCACGGCACTGCGCCAGCGCTTCGGGCTCGATTTCGAGCGGTCGTTCGTCGGGGGTAGGTTCTTCTGGGGTGGCTCGTTCGAGCGCATCGGCTTCGCTTACCGCGCCTACGAACAGGGGCTGAGCCGGTTCGATCCCATCGTGAGCTCGGAGGCCGATGGTGACGTCGGTGGCGTTTACGGCGAAGCCGCCTGGACGGTCGTGCCGCGCGTACGGATCCGCGGCGGTCTGCGCGCCGACCTGTTCACAGGTCTCTCGTCCGTCCAGCTGGCACCGCGCCTCGCCGCGACTGTGCTCCTGACCGACAATGCCTCGCTCACGCTCTCCGGCGGGCAGTACCGGCAGTATGTGAGAGCGCCGGACCGGTCGTCCTCGTCCATCGGCGTGGTGCCGGACTCCGCCGCCACCTCATTGCTCACGGTCGCCGAGGCCACGCATCTCGTCCTCGGCCTCGCCCAGCATTTCGGTGAGGGCATCCGCCTCGGCCTCGATGGCTACTTCAAGCAGTTCGAGGGACTCGAGGCCGACGAAGACGCGCGGACCCACGCCTCCGGCATCGACCTCTGGCTGCGACGCAATACCGGCACCTTCACCGGATGGCTCGGCTACTCCCTCTCCTGGGTGTGGACTGTCCGCGGCCAGGATCGCGACGCGGACTCGTTCCGCGGCCGGCATCTCGTGAACGCCGGAGTGTCAGGCCCCGTCGTCGGGCGCGGCCTCTTCGACGTGAGGGTCAGCTATGGCGCGGGCCTGCCATACACCGCCATCCCCGAGCCCGAGGTGGCGTCGCCTGCATTCGCAATGCTCGGCGGTGAGTCCGCGAACGGCGCATCCACTCCGATGAGCGGCCCGGAGGGCGGCTCTCTGCCGTCCGAGCCGAACGCGCCATACGTTCGCGTCGACGCACAGGTCTCGCGACCGTTCAGCGGCCGCGTCCGCAGTTTTGATTTCGAGCTGGTCCCCTACGTGCGCGTCATCAACGCACTCAATCGCCGGGACGCGATCTTCTACCACTACTCGAGCGATGCGGGCCGCGCCGAGCCCCTCGCCGACCTCCCGATCCTGCCGGTGTTCGGTCTGGAGTGGAAGTTCTGA
- a CDS encoding uracil-DNA glycosylase family protein: MPSRTDDTAAQEARFRRIFRAAHAGHRDCASDEWLHAPCLDPDGQLADRPIVWSRRNGPWHRVPILWVGAAPGNAGGLGSSDLGAHGTRIPFGGDIAGGNLDVLLSSIGMDRNGTFLVAAYNQLPERGGGEPTTRELAAPIGHYPDSGALLRDTVIATGPTLVVALGNVGLRTLIAALTRSYDAPVGEPPVSATPLRLPGTARIAAAGIERGTVTPWPEEFPLSEGFRAAWREAWGDEPAFDLLPVLHPSAQNMSPFAGAHTQFHLRMRQTRAALIDGVRGVLGGEPPDPRPHIPATGIYALREWQERVAERHARYDDLWREKGI, from the coding sequence GTGCCATCCCGAACTGACGACACCGCCGCGCAGGAAGCGCGATTCCGCCGGATCTTCCGGGCGGCACACGCCGGCCATCGCGACTGTGCGTCCGATGAGTGGCTCCACGCGCCCTGTCTCGATCCTGACGGACAGCTCGCCGATCGTCCCATCGTATGGAGCCGGCGCAATGGCCCATGGCACCGCGTGCCCATCCTGTGGGTTGGTGCAGCCCCCGGTAACGCCGGCGGCCTCGGCAGCAGCGACCTCGGCGCCCACGGCACCCGCATCCCGTTCGGCGGCGACATCGCCGGAGGCAACCTCGATGTGCTCCTGTCGTCGATCGGCATGGACCGCAACGGCACGTTCCTCGTGGCCGCCTACAACCAGCTGCCGGAGCGCGGCGGTGGCGAGCCGACCACCCGCGAGTTGGCCGCCCCCATCGGGCACTATCCGGACAGCGGCGCCCTCCTGCGAGACACCGTAATCGCCACCGGACCCACCCTCGTCGTGGCGCTCGGGAACGTGGGCCTGCGCACACTCATCGCCGCACTCACCCGGAGCTACGACGCACCCGTCGGCGAGCCCCCCGTGTCAGCAACGCCCCTTCGGCTCCCGGGCACCGCCCGCATCGCCGCCGCCGGTATCGAGCGCGGCACCGTGACGCCGTGGCCGGAGGAATTTCCGCTCAGCGAAGGATTCCGCGCTGCCTGGCGCGAGGCCTGGGGCGATGAGCCGGCGTTCGACCTCCTGCCGGTGCTCCATCCCAGTGCACAGAACATGAGCCCGTTCGCGGGCGCCCACACCCAGTTCCACCTCCGCATGCGGCAGACTCGCGCGGCTCTCATCGACGGCGTGCGCGGAGTCCTCGGCGGCGAGCCTCCGGATCCCCGGCCTCACATCCCGGCAACGGGCATCTATGCGCTCCGGGAGTGGCAGGAACGGGTCGCCGAGCGGCACGCCCGCTATGACGACCTGTGGCGCGAGAAAGGTATATGA
- a CDS encoding LemA family protein, which yields MVPSLILIALAVVALVIYNGLVQLKVRAESAWSDIDVQLKRRHDLVPNLVETVKGYASHESGTFEAVVNARSRAMGAQSPAARAEAENMLTGALKSLFALAEAYPQLRAAESFGQLQQQLAGIEDAIQNARRYYNAVVRDLNTKIQQFPSNLIARAFGFREREFFEISEAESAVPRVSF from the coding sequence ATGGTGCCATCCCTGATCCTGATCGCGCTGGCTGTCGTCGCGCTCGTGATCTACAACGGACTGGTGCAGCTGAAGGTGCGCGCGGAATCGGCGTGGTCGGATATCGATGTGCAGCTGAAGCGGCGTCATGACCTGGTGCCGAACCTCGTCGAGACGGTGAAGGGTTACGCCTCGCATGAGAGCGGGACGTTCGAAGCCGTCGTCAATGCGCGGTCGCGCGCCATGGGCGCACAGAGTCCGGCGGCACGCGCGGAGGCGGAGAACATGCTGACGGGTGCGCTCAAGTCCCTGTTCGCGCTGGCTGAAGCGTACCCGCAACTGCGTGCGGCCGAGAGCTTCGGGCAGCTCCAGCAGCAGCTGGCCGGCATCGAGGACGCCATCCAGAACGCTCGTCGCTACTACAATGCAGTCGTCCGCGACCTCAATACGAAGATCCAGCAGTTTCCGTCCAACCTCATCGCGCGCGCATTCGGATTCCGCGAACGCGAGTTTTTCGAGATCAGCGAGGCCGAGAGCGCCGTACCGCGCGTCAGCTTCTGA
- a CDS encoding DUF2207 domain-containing protein has translation MCRMPFATSRSTWRRARIAALAVTVAATASPAHAQERSLDIREMNARIIVTRGGDVSVTERFVVHFNGSWNGIYRMIPVEYDAPGGLNYTLRLRVESVTDDAGTPLRHEVERVGDSRRIKMWVPNANDATRTVVLSYSADNALRFFDEHDELYWNVTGAEWDFPIQSVIAEVVLPDDVTGIRTTSFTGAHGSTENAVVEQSGSVITFRGTRPLGYREDLTLVVGWNPGVVTRPTTTDRVTSLLASNSVLFAPVIAFVAMFGLWRRFGRDPEPGSVFVRYEPPPDMTPAEAGTLMDDRADVRDITATLVDLAVRGFVVIEEKTKDQLFGLISSRDYEIALVHPEQWPQLKPHERALLQALSVHSHDDRVMLSDLQNEFYKHLPEIRKHLTRTLVDGGFYVSSPTAVRGIWIAIAVASAIVVIFGAGIVADRFAISPVAAFIAGAATAIVVAVFGWLMPRRTPDGARTHTWLCGFEEFLGRVEKDRLERLIESPAAFEKFLPFAMAFGVENNWARAFEGLATQPPSWYHTSDGRAFRPQLFVSDLGRMSTAAGSAMTSAPRSSSGSSGFSGGSSGGGFGGGGGGGF, from the coding sequence ATGTGCAGAATGCCTTTCGCGACGTCGCGAAGCACGTGGCGGCGCGCGCGCATCGCGGCGCTGGCCGTGACCGTCGCCGCGACCGCCTCACCGGCACACGCGCAGGAGCGGTCACTCGACATCCGGGAGATGAACGCGCGGATCATCGTGACGCGCGGCGGCGATGTGAGCGTGACCGAGCGGTTCGTCGTGCACTTCAACGGTTCGTGGAACGGCATCTACCGCATGATCCCCGTCGAGTATGATGCGCCCGGCGGACTGAATTACACGCTGCGGCTGCGCGTCGAGAGCGTCACGGACGACGCGGGCACTCCGCTCCGCCATGAGGTGGAGCGTGTCGGCGACAGCCGACGCATCAAGATGTGGGTGCCGAATGCCAACGACGCAACGCGCACCGTTGTGCTATCCTACAGCGCAGACAATGCGCTGCGCTTCTTCGACGAGCACGATGAGCTGTACTGGAACGTCACCGGCGCGGAGTGGGACTTTCCGATCCAGAGCGTCATTGCGGAAGTCGTCCTGCCGGATGACGTGACAGGCATACGCACGACATCGTTCACCGGCGCGCACGGATCGACGGAGAACGCCGTGGTCGAGCAGAGCGGGAGCGTCATCACGTTTCGCGGGACGAGGCCGCTCGGGTACCGCGAAGACCTCACGCTTGTGGTCGGCTGGAACCCGGGCGTGGTCACGCGCCCGACCACGACGGACCGGGTAACGTCGCTGCTGGCCAGCAACTCCGTGCTCTTCGCGCCGGTCATTGCCTTCGTGGCGATGTTCGGGCTGTGGCGCCGCTTCGGCCGCGATCCGGAACCTGGCTCCGTGTTCGTGCGCTACGAGCCGCCGCCCGACATGACGCCGGCGGAGGCAGGCACGCTGATGGATGACCGCGCGGACGTGCGTGACATCACCGCCACCCTCGTCGATCTGGCCGTACGCGGATTCGTCGTGATCGAAGAGAAAACGAAGGATCAGCTGTTCGGCCTGATCAGCTCACGCGATTACGAGATCGCGCTGGTCCATCCAGAGCAGTGGCCACAGCTCAAGCCACACGAGCGTGCACTGCTCCAGGCGCTGTCCGTCCATTCGCACGACGATCGGGTCATGCTGTCAGACCTGCAGAATGAGTTCTACAAGCACCTGCCGGAGATCAGGAAACACCTCACGCGCACACTGGTCGACGGCGGCTTTTACGTGAGCAGCCCGACAGCGGTCCGCGGCATATGGATCGCCATCGCGGTGGCGTCCGCAATCGTGGTCATCTTCGGGGCCGGCATCGTGGCGGACCGATTCGCGATCTCACCTGTCGCGGCGTTCATCGCCGGCGCGGCTACGGCCATCGTGGTGGCGGTCTTCGGTTGGCTGATGCCGCGGCGCACACCGGATGGTGCACGCACGCACACGTGGCTCTGCGGCTTCGAGGAGTTCCTCGGTCGGGTGGAGAAGGACCGGCTGGAGCGCCTGATCGAATCGCCGGCCGCCTTCGAGAAGTTCCTGCCCTTCGCCATGGCATTCGGCGTGGAGAACAACTGGGCGCGTGCGTTCGAGGGGCTCGCCACCCAGCCGCCCAGCTGGTATCACACGTCGGACGGCCGCGCCTTCCGCCCGCAGCTGTTCGTGAGCGATCTCGGCCGCATGAGCACCGCGGCGGGTAGCGCCATGACCTCGGCACCGCGCTCCAGCAGCGGCAGCTCGGGCTTCAGCGGCGGCTCCAGCGGCGGGGGTTTCGGCGGCGGCGGCGGCGGCGGCTTCTGA